A region of Salvia splendens isolate huo1 chromosome 17, SspV2, whole genome shotgun sequence DNA encodes the following proteins:
- the LOC121775347 gene encoding KIN17-like protein, with protein MGKNEFLTPKAIANRIKAKGLQKLRWYCQMCQKQCRDENGFKCHCMSESHQRQMQVFGQNPTRIISGYSEEFESMFLEHMKRSHRFSRIAATVVYNEYISDRNHVHMNSTKWATLTEFIKYLGKAGKLKVEETPKGWFITYIDNDSETLFKERMKNKRLKADMVEEEKMEREIQKQIERAGQMVGSDKGGDEGLAKSRMLEKTDEEGGAKIKLSLGQSKKNPEMNGKRGDNTRLLFDEVEPESSSGKRKREGEGSSKNASVLDEMMKEEEKAKERINRKDYWVCPGIVVKVMSKALVDKGYYKQKGVVLKVIDKYCGEIEMLENKHVLRVDQEELETVLPQIGGLVKIVNGAYRGQIARLLSIDTDRFCAKVQIEKGVYDGRVLKAVEYEDICKLA; from the coding sequence ATGGGGAAGAATGAATTCCTAACCCCGAAGGCTATCGCGAACCGGATCAAGGCGAAAGGTCTGCAGAAGCTGCGATGGTATTGCCAGATGTGCCAAAAACAATGCCGCGACGAGAACGGATTCAAGTGCCATTGTATGAGTGAGTCCCACCAGCGCCAGATGCAGGTCTTCGGCCAGAACCCCACCCGAATCATCAGTGGATACTCCGAGGAATTCGAGAGCATGTTCCTCGAGCACATGAAGCGGAGCCACCGCTTCAGCCGCATCGCCGCCACCGTCGTCTACAACGAGTACATCTCTGACCGCAACCACGTCCACATGAATTCCACCAAGTGGGCGACGCTGACGGAGTTCATCAAGTATTTGGGGAAGGCCGGCAAGTTGAAGGTGGAAGAGACCCCCAAAGGCTGGTTCATCACCTACATCGATAACGATTCCGAGACTCTGTTcaaggagaggatgaagaataaACGCCTTAAGGCGgatatggtggaggaggagaagaTGGAGAGGGAGATTCAGAAGCAAATTGAGCGAGCTGGGCAGATGGTTGGGAGTGACAAGGGTGGTGACGAAGGACTTGCTAAATCGAGAATGTTGGAGAAGACTGATGAGGAGGGTGGAGCAAAGATCAAGTTAAGCTTGGGGCAGTCGAAAAAGAACCCGGAGATGAATGGGAAACGGGGGGATAATACTAGGTTGTTGTTTGATGAGGTCGAGCCAGAGAGTAGTAGTGGGAAGCGGAAAAGAGAAGGCGAGGGTTCGAGTAAGAATGCATCAGTTTTGGATGAGATGATGAAAGAGGAGGAGAAAGCTAAGGAAAGGATCAATAGAAAGGACTATTGGGTTTGCCCAGGGATTGTTGTGAAGGTTATGAGTAAAGCTTTGGTGGATAAGGGGTACTACAAGCAGAAGGGCGTCGTGCTCAAGGTGATTGATAAATACTGTGGGGAGATTGAGATGCTTGAGAATAAGCATGTATTGAGGGTTGATCAGGAGGAGTTAGAGACGGTGCTTCCTCAGATAGGTGGTCTTGTCAAGATAGTGAATGGGGCGTATCGCGGTCAGATTGCAAGGTTACTGTCAATCGATACTGATAGATTTTGTGCCAAGGTGCAGATTGAGAAGGGAGTATATGATGGAAGAGTTCTCAAGGCTGTTGAGTATGAAGATATTTGCAAACTAGCTTAG